Genomic window (Sandaracinaceae bacterium):
GACCGCCTCGCGCATCAGGCGAGGCGCCTGCTCGAGCGTGTCGGCGGCGGTGTCGTACTGCACACCGATCTCCACCACCACGCGGCGCTCTCGCATGCGCTTGTAGTTCCGGATGCGGCTCTCGATCAGATCCTTGTTGGCGAAGATCAGCTGCTCGCCGCCGAGCGCCCGGACCCGCGTGGAGCGCAGCCCGATCTTGTCGACGGTGCCCATCTCGTCACCGACGATGATGAAGTCGCCGAGGTCGAAGGGGCGGTCGAAGTAGATCGACAGCGACGCGAAGAGATCCCCGAGGATGTTCTGCACCGCGAGCGCGGCGGCGATGCCGCCCATGCCCAACCCCGCGATGAGCGTCGTGATCTCGACCCCGAGGTTGGACAGCGCCATCAGGAGCACGACCGTCCAGAGCACGAGCTGGCCGACGAACGCGATGCCCGCCGCCATCGTCGACCGGCCGTGGGCGCCGTCGGGCCCGTGCCGACTCTGCCACGCCTCCACCGTCGCGCGGATGGCGCGGGTTCCCCAGACGCCGACCTGGAGCAGCAGCACCATCGTCTCGACGAGCAGGATGACGTCCCGCACCGACTCCTCGAGCTCCAGCAGCCGAGAGCCGAGGAAGACGCCGAGACCCACGTAGAAGAACCAGCGCGTGCTCTCGAGGATCTCGATGGCCACGTCATCGGCGCGCGTCTCGGTGTGCTCCGCGACCTTCGCGAGCCGGCTCCGCACCACCGCGAGCAGCGCCCGCACGAGCACCACCGTGCCCACGGCGACCCCCAGCGCCGCGAGCCAGCGCCACGCCTCGTTGTCCGCGATCTCGAACGACATCCAGTCCATGCGGGGGCCGTTTGCAGCTCGCGTACCCACTCACGCGGGCAGCTCATCCGCGGAGAGCGTGACTACTTGCCGCGACCGTGGCGCCCTGGTCGACCACGAACGCTCCCCGACTCTTGCGACGTATAGGTCCGAGACGGACCATGCGAGGCATGCAAGCCGAAGAGCTCGCCAGGATCCGCTTCCGAGGCACCCATCGCGTGACCGTGGTCCCTTTGCCGACAGGGGAGCTCATTCTCCTCGAGGGGACCTCCTGCAGAGTCCTCGACGACGAGCTGAGGCAGACGGCGGTCTTCGAGGTCGGAGCGCTCGGCTACGATCTCACAGTCATCGCCCTCGACGGCGCCGTCTTGCTCGGGACCGAGGACGCCCTGCGCCTCTGGTCGTTCGGCGGGAAGGAGATCGCGCGCCTCCCGCTCGAGCCGTGGGGAGGCGGCCTGCGAGGCTCGGTGGCCTCCATCTCGGGCGCGATCTGGTCGGTCCACTTCCCCCAGGAGCCGGGAGACGCCCAGCTCCGCTGGGTGCTGGCCCGTCTCAGCGCGAACGACCTCACGATCACGCACCAGGCGGATCTGTCCCACCTCGGAGCGCACCAATTCGGCCTGTTCGACCTCGGGCAGGGTCGCGTCGGCGTGGACCTGTTTCGAGCGCCTGACTACCTCGGGACGCTCTGCGCCCATCTGGACGGTGCAGCCCTCGCGTTGTCGGAGGTGACCGCAAGCCCACCGGAGCTCGACGCGGTCGTCGGGAGCGCGCACGGCAAGCTCCTCGCGCGGACGTACGACGACGTGATCCTCGCGGACGCGCTGACCCTCGACGTCGTCGCCAGGAGCGCGCGAGCGGAGACCTTCGGTACCGACGAGAGCGGCGGAAGTCGAGACGATCCCGCGTGTCTCTTGCAGGGCCCCGGAGGAAGACTCCTGCTCTACACCACCCTCGGGCACCTCGGGGAGCTGCGCGTCGTCGACGGACGCCTGCGCTTCGATCGCCTGGTGCTTCCCGACGTGGAGATCGAACGAGCGACGATGCGCATGAGCGACGTGACCACGGGTTTCGAGGGCGTCGTCACAACCGAGCAGACCAACGTGAACCGAGTCCTGGAGTGGGGA
Coding sequences:
- a CDS encoding mechanosensitive ion channel family protein, yielding MDWMSFEIADNEAWRWLAALGVAVGTVVLVRALLAVVRSRLAKVAEHTETRADDVAIEILESTRWFFYVGLGVFLGSRLLELEESVRDVILLVETMVLLLQVGVWGTRAIRATVEAWQSRHGPDGAHGRSTMAAGIAFVGQLVLWTVVLLMALSNLGVEITTLIAGLGMGGIAAALAVQNILGDLFASLSIYFDRPFDLGDFIIVGDEMGTVDKIGLRSTRVRALGGEQLIFANKDLIESRIRNYKRMRERRVVVEIGVQYDTAADTLEQAPRLMREAVESAENARFDRAHFKGFGDSALMLELVYWVLGPDYDTYMDVQQTISFGLLRRFEDAGLRFAFPTRTIHLEPKDAAASAVTRSKSGDNGAAARSSRGEASSPQLQ